The proteins below come from a single Thermotoga sp. KOL6 genomic window:
- a CDS encoding DUF4895 domain-containing protein gives MKKEMEQVLKEISLPSPLKNYENKLDNIHLHVFVVTVKRHRFPSLFIMEDVSGKKLLNLSVENPFDREPCIYKLSSNVPEPLLEFYTEFFGGVDVISSGIFRTPLRVKVLRSVGDETWLQKIFLRERVKGEEFFTFQQRVSDENLEKLLRVVRSNLRLILKNEGIDVFLDVPPWVKEDHITLIHEIGVLLRKKEGIQPAQNPMGQAFLSLRIPYDRFFERNFNLESFVKNFLENVRKIYEILVSML, from the coding sequence ATGAAAAAAGAGATGGAACAAGTTTTGAAAGAAATCTCTCTTCCAAGCCCATTGAAAAATTATGAGAACAAGCTGGATAACATTCACTTACATGTGTTCGTAGTCACAGTAAAAAGGCATCGATTTCCTTCTCTTTTTATTATGGAGGATGTTTCTGGAAAAAAGTTGTTGAATCTTTCTGTTGAAAATCCGTTCGACAGAGAACCGTGTATATATAAGCTCTCCTCGAACGTTCCCGAACCTTTGCTGGAATTTTACACCGAGTTCTTCGGGGGAGTAGACGTGATATCCTCTGGAATTTTTCGTACACCTTTGAGAGTAAAGGTCCTGCGTTCTGTAGGGGATGAAACTTGGCTACAGAAAATATTCTTACGAGAAAGAGTGAAAGGTGAGGAGTTCTTTACATTTCAACAGAGAGTGTCCGATGAGAACTTGGAGAAACTTTTAAGAGTAGTACGTTCGAATTTGAGGCTAATTTTGAAAAACGAAGGGATAGACGTGTTTTTAGATGTTCCTCCGTGGGTTAAGGAGGATCATATCACTTTGATCCACGAAATAGGTGTTCTCCTCAGAAAAAAAGAAGGCATACAACCTGCACAAAATCCAATGGGTCAGGCGTTTCTCAGTCTAAGGATTCCATATGATCGATTTTTCGAAAGAAATTTCAATTTAGAATCGTTTGTGAAAAATTTCTTAGAGAATGTGAGAAAAATTTATGAGATACTAGTTTCAATGTTATAA
- a CDS encoding OsmC family protein — protein sequence MQARWIGNMMFHVKTDSNHEVLMDTREEVGGKDAAPRPLELVLTGLMGCTGMDVVSILRKMKVIDDLRDFRIEIEYERAKEHPKIFTKVHLRYIFKFEGEAPKDKVEKAVQLSQEKYCSVSAILRCSSKVTYEIVYEN from the coding sequence ATGCAAGCCCGTTGGATAGGAAACATGATGTTTCATGTGAAAACGGATTCAAATCATGAAGTCCTCATGGACACAAGAGAAGAGGTTGGGGGCAAAGATGCTGCCCCCCGACCTCTTGAACTTGTCCTCACAGGTTTAATGGGTTGTACGGGAATGGATGTAGTTTCCATTCTAAGAAAGATGAAAGTGATCGATGATTTGAGGGATTTCAGAATAGAAATAGAATACGAGCGTGCCAAAGAACATCCAAAAATTTTCACAAAAGTGCATTTGAGGTACATTTTCAAATTCGAAGGTGAGGCACCAAAAGACAAGGTAGAGAAGGCTGTTCAATTGTCTCAAGAAAAATACTGCAGTGTGTCCGCTATATTGAGGTGTTCTTCAAAGGTAACCTACGAAATTGTTTACGAAAATTGA
- the dnaA gene encoding chromosomal replication initiator protein DnaA, producing the protein MKDRILQEIKARVNRKSWELWFSSFDVKSIENNKVIFSVGNLFIKEWLEKKYHSVLIKAVKSILGNDASYELTFESFEPHVSYSEPLVKRKAVLLTPLNPDYTFENFVVGPGNSFAYHAALEVAKQPGRYNPLFIYGGVGLGKTHLLQSIGNYVVQNEPNLRVMYITSEKFLNDLVDSMKEGKLTEFREKYRRKVDILLIDDIQFLVGKTGVQTELFHTFNELYDSGKQIVICSDREPHMLKEFQDRLISRFQMGLVAKLEPPDEETRKNIAKKMLEIENGELPEEVLNFVAENVDDNLRRLKGAIIKLLVYKETTGKEINLREAVSLLRDFIKPREMKILDPMDELLDILSRIMGIPKEEILSSSRNVKAITARRVGMYVAKTYLKNSLRSIAEKFNRSHPVVADSVKRVKNSLLKGNRQLKSIIDEVVGELSRRALNG; encoded by the coding sequence GTGAAAGATCGAATACTTCAAGAAATAAAGGCCAGAGTGAACAGAAAAAGTTGGGAACTCTGGTTTAGTTCTTTCGATGTAAAGTCGATAGAAAACAACAAAGTGATCTTTTCGGTAGGTAATCTCTTTATAAAAGAGTGGTTAGAGAAAAAATACCACTCTGTCCTTATCAAAGCTGTAAAAAGTATCCTTGGCAACGATGCCTCTTACGAGTTGACTTTTGAATCTTTTGAACCACACGTTTCCTACAGCGAACCTCTCGTTAAGAGAAAAGCAGTGCTCCTCACACCGTTGAATCCCGATTACACTTTCGAAAATTTTGTCGTTGGACCGGGAAATTCTTTCGCCTATCATGCCGCACTAGAGGTAGCGAAACAACCGGGAAGGTACAACCCACTCTTCATATATGGAGGAGTGGGATTAGGTAAGACCCATCTTCTTCAATCTATTGGAAATTACGTAGTTCAAAACGAACCGAATCTCCGAGTCATGTACATCACGAGTGAAAAATTCCTAAACGATCTGGTTGACAGCATGAAAGAAGGAAAACTTACTGAGTTCAGAGAAAAGTACAGAAGAAAAGTTGACATTCTTCTTATAGACGACATCCAGTTTTTGGTGGGAAAGACGGGTGTTCAAACTGAGCTTTTTCACACTTTCAACGAATTGTACGACTCCGGAAAGCAGATCGTCATTTGTTCAGACAGGGAACCACATATGCTGAAAGAGTTTCAAGACAGGTTGATTTCAAGATTCCAAATGGGACTTGTCGCAAAGTTAGAGCCCCCTGATGAAGAAACACGAAAAAACATTGCAAAAAAGATGCTCGAGATAGAAAACGGTGAACTTCCTGAAGAAGTTTTGAATTTCGTAGCTGAAAATGTAGATGACAATTTGAGAAGGTTGAAAGGAGCAATTATAAAGCTACTTGTTTACAAAGAAACCACCGGAAAGGAAATAAATTTAAGAGAAGCAGTTTCCCTTTTGAGAGACTTCATAAAGCCTCGTGAAATGAAGATTTTAGATCCCATGGATGAATTGCTGGACATCTTGTCGAGAATAATGGGGATTCCAAAAGAAGAAATCTTGTCGAGCAGTCGGAACGTAAAAGCAATCACGGCCAGAAGAGTGGGAATGTACGTGGCAAAAACATATTTAAAAAACTCTCTAAGATCTATAGCAGAGAAATTCAACAGATCACATCCTGTGGTTGCTGACAGTGTAAAAAGGGTCAAAAATTCCCTCCTCAAGGGGAACAGACAATTGAAATCGATCATCGATGAAGTGGTTGGAGAACTTTCGCGAAGGGCTCTAAATGGATAA
- a CDS encoding radical SAM protein, whose product MRKSDLLYQRLEKCDLCPRSCGVNRLKGEMGACGVLDRPVVSSWGPHFGEEAILVGRHGSGTVFFTSCNLKCVYCQNYEISQLGLGKVITVERLGKIFFSLQEMGVENLNLVTPTHQVPFIVRALEKLEKTIPVVYNCGGYESVETIELLEGFVDIYMPDFKYGDPELGERLSGVKNYPQIAFEALKAMAKQVGEPVLEDGLMKKGVLVRHLVLPNFLENSYRVIDFLARIDPKPLVNIMAQFRPEYRAWEYGLNRVITKDEFLKVWNYARKKKLRLIEIERWLRWL is encoded by the coding sequence ATGAGAAAGAGTGATTTGCTTTACCAAAGATTGGAAAAGTGTGATCTTTGTCCAAGATCGTGTGGAGTGAATCGATTGAAAGGTGAAATGGGGGCCTGTGGTGTGCTCGACAGGCCCGTTGTTTCTTCGTGGGGGCCGCATTTCGGTGAAGAGGCGATTCTTGTTGGCAGACACGGAAGTGGAACGGTTTTTTTCACTTCCTGCAATTTAAAGTGTGTTTACTGTCAAAACTACGAAATAAGCCAGTTGGGTCTCGGCAAAGTGATTACCGTTGAAAGACTTGGAAAGATATTCTTCTCGCTTCAAGAAATGGGAGTAGAGAATTTGAATCTGGTAACTCCCACCCATCAGGTTCCATTCATTGTTAGAGCTTTGGAAAAACTCGAAAAGACCATTCCCGTTGTTTACAATTGTGGAGGGTACGAATCCGTTGAGACAATCGAACTCCTTGAAGGATTTGTTGATATCTATATGCCAGATTTCAAGTACGGAGATCCAGAGCTTGGGGAAAGGTTATCGGGTGTGAAAAATTATCCTCAAATTGCCTTCGAAGCACTGAAAGCGATGGCAAAGCAGGTGGGGGAACCTGTTCTAGAAGACGGATTGATGAAGAAGGGTGTTTTGGTCAGGCATCTTGTACTACCAAATTTTCTTGAAAACAGTTATCGTGTAATAGATTTTCTTGCTCGAATCGATCCAAAACCTTTGGTGAACATCATGGCACAGTTTAGACCTGAGTACAGAGCATGGGAATACGGATTAAATCGAGTGATCACCAAAGATGAATTTCTAAAGGTTTGGAACTATGCACGAAAGAAAAAATTGAGATTGATAGAAATTGAGAGGTGGCTCAGATGGTTGTAA
- a CDS encoding tol-pal system YbgF family protein: MNILEKVVRDLLSEKRISEARNLLSIFPGEYPHLELEVEYAARNWKAVKKLYESLPDELKERYSEYYKHASEQYNIDYSREAEEALKEIERRNLQGAISIIESIVKDYPELVEVIALRYKLAKQRNDKKAAERYRKILMNLDRTHPVLMEKDLSTRKIGIFEILIVFLLVTVLFVSIFAIFAIPPRVASNIELPVSNQKVDIRPVEQRVEDVLANIAILTENVGKLNDVLQDQISSLKKNADSFSNELEAIKEALNDLNLRLSGIESTIVSLMKGKTTSVVYVPLQKNRIERAKSLWFLGYMFYLRREYDEAIKRFDIAIEEIGEEDVYFKDDVYYYRALCYYFKGDLSKARSLFERFVEEFPNSEYTDDAEYFLRKIK, encoded by the coding sequence ATGAACATCTTAGAGAAAGTGGTGAGGGATCTTTTGAGTGAGAAGAGAATATCTGAAGCCAGAAATCTTCTTTCGATTTTCCCAGGAGAATATCCTCATCTTGAATTGGAAGTGGAGTACGCGGCCAGGAATTGGAAGGCGGTGAAGAAGTTATACGAATCTTTACCTGATGAGCTCAAAGAACGATATTCTGAGTACTACAAGCATGCAAGCGAGCAATATAACATAGACTATTCCAGAGAAGCGGAAGAGGCTTTGAAAGAGATTGAAAGAAGGAACCTCCAGGGGGCAATTTCTATCATCGAATCCATTGTTAAGGACTATCCAGAGTTAGTTGAGGTAATAGCCTTAAGATACAAGCTTGCTAAGCAGAGAAACGACAAAAAAGCAGCGGAAAGGTACAGGAAAATTCTCATGAACCTCGATAGAACACATCCCGTTCTGATGGAGAAAGATCTGTCAACACGGAAAATCGGGATTTTTGAGATCTTGATAGTATTTCTCTTGGTAACGGTTCTTTTCGTTTCGATTTTCGCTATCTTCGCGATACCCCCTCGTGTTGCAAGTAACATAGAATTGCCGGTTTCCAATCAGAAAGTTGACATAAGACCCGTAGAGCAACGTGTTGAAGATGTATTAGCGAATATAGCAATTCTCACTGAGAACGTTGGAAAGTTGAACGATGTTCTTCAGGATCAGATCAGCAGTTTGAAAAAGAATGCGGATTCTTTCTCGAACGAACTTGAAGCGATCAAAGAGGCGCTGAACGATTTGAATCTCAGACTTTCTGGAATCGAATCCACTATTGTTTCTTTGATGAAAGGGAAAACTACTTCCGTAGTTTACGTTCCACTCCAAAAAAATCGAATAGAGAGAGCAAAAAGTTTATGGTTTCTCGGGTACATGTTCTACTTGAGGAGAGAGTACGATGAAGCTATAAAAAGGTTTGATATCGCTATAGAAGAAATAGGAGAAGAGGATGTTTATTTCAAAGACGACGTTTATTATTATCGAGCGTTATGTTACTATTTCAAAGGGGACTTATCAAAAGCTCGTTCTTTGTTCGAAAGGTTTGTAGAAGAATTCCCGAACAGTGAATACACTGATGATGCCGAATACTTCCTAAGAAAGATAAAATGA
- a CDS encoding iron-containing alcohol dehydrogenase family protein: protein MWEFYMPTDVFFGEGVLSEKGAILDALGKRALIVTGRRSSKMNGSLDDLTDLLNRIGVQYTIFDNVEENPSFDNVTKAVEFLESETFDFVIGLGGGSPMDFAKAIAVLLKDKHLTVEDLYNKEKINYWLPVVAIPTTAGTGSEVTPYSILTDPSGNKRGCRLMFPVYAFLDPRYVYSMPGPLTLSTGVDALSHAVEGFLSKRATPPSDALSIEAMKIIYRNLKKAIEGDRNAREKMLIASCLAGMVIAQTGTTLAHAMGYHLTIEKGIKHGRATGIILPFVMETMKGEIPDRVDTVNKIFGGSLLKFLREVGLYEEKVIVTSDEIERWVNTVLKAKHILNTPGIFTPEKIKRIYGEALEV from the coding sequence ATGTGGGAATTTTACATGCCTACAGACGTTTTTTTTGGAGAGGGCGTTCTATCTGAGAAAGGGGCTATTCTGGATGCTCTCGGGAAAAGGGCACTAATCGTAACAGGACGGCGTTCTTCCAAAATGAACGGTTCACTCGATGATTTGACAGATCTCTTGAACAGAATTGGTGTCCAATACACCATTTTCGACAATGTGGAAGAGAATCCTTCTTTTGATAATGTAACGAAAGCCGTTGAATTTCTCGAAAGTGAAACTTTCGATTTCGTAATCGGTCTCGGCGGTGGGAGCCCCATGGATTTTGCCAAAGCAATTGCCGTTCTTTTGAAGGATAAGCATCTCACAGTCGAAGATCTCTACAATAAGGAGAAAATAAACTATTGGCTCCCAGTTGTGGCGATTCCCACCACTGCCGGAACCGGTAGCGAAGTGACTCCTTATTCAATTCTCACGGATCCATCAGGAAACAAGCGAGGATGCAGATTGATGTTTCCCGTTTACGCTTTCCTAGATCCAAGGTACGTTTACTCCATGCCCGGACCTCTGACTCTTTCCACAGGAGTGGATGCCCTTTCGCATGCTGTGGAAGGTTTTCTATCCAAAAGAGCCACACCACCATCGGATGCCCTTTCCATCGAGGCCATGAAAATCATTTATAGGAATCTCAAAAAAGCAATTGAAGGAGACAGAAATGCTAGGGAGAAGATGCTTATTGCGTCTTGCCTTGCGGGGATGGTGATTGCTCAAACCGGAACAACACTAGCACACGCCATGGGATACCATCTCACCATAGAGAAAGGAATAAAACACGGCAGAGCAACCGGTATAATCCTTCCTTTCGTGATGGAAACCATGAAGGGAGAAATACCCGATCGGGTTGATACTGTTAACAAGATATTTGGAGGAAGCCTTTTGAAATTTCTCAGAGAAGTGGGGCTCTATGAGGAGAAAGTGATTGTCACCTCAGATGAAATAGAAAGATGGGTAAATACCGTTTTAAAAGCAAAGCACATTTTGAATACTCCTGGGATTTTCACTCCGGAAAAGATCAAGAGGATTTACGGGGAGGCCTTGGAAGTGTGA
- a CDS encoding NAD(P)H-hydrate dehydratase produces MKVTTSQEMKKIDEITIKDFGVDSRILMERAGLSAVLAMEEELGNLSEHKFLVFCGGGNNGGDGFVVARNLLGIAKEVSAVFLGRRKTPDCEYNYNLYVKFGGKLLEQFDESILGEYDVIVDAIFGTGLKGEITGEYVKVIESINRSNAYVVSIDIPSGVSADSGKVMGVAVRADLTVTFGAPKIGHLLFPGREHTGKLKVANIGHPSSLFDSIKRRVITKEYVSSLLPNRPKDSHKGTYGKVLIIAGSKFYSGAPVLSGMGALKVGAGLVTLLTPFPQNLVATSNFPELISVPIETDEGFFGKRNVEECLKLSEKVDVVAIGPGLGNNEQTKEFVNDFLKRLEKPAVVDADGINVLDPSILVERTHPTVITPHPGEMARLSKRSVENIKYNYAFAEEFARDHHCVVVLKSATTIVTDGESTYFNITGNTGLSKGGSGDILTGMIAAFMAQGLKPLEASVSSVFLHGFSAEFYEHSERGLTASDLLELIPKAIRGLEK; encoded by the coding sequence GTGAAAGTGACAACGTCTCAAGAAATGAAGAAAATAGATGAAATTACAATAAAAGATTTCGGTGTAGATTCGAGAATTCTGATGGAAAGGGCGGGCCTCTCTGCTGTTCTTGCTATGGAAGAAGAGTTGGGGAATCTTTCAGAGCATAAATTTCTTGTTTTTTGTGGTGGAGGAAACAACGGTGGAGATGGTTTCGTTGTGGCAAGAAATCTTCTTGGAATAGCCAAGGAAGTTTCTGCTGTTTTTCTTGGAAGGAGAAAAACACCCGATTGTGAGTACAACTACAATCTTTATGTAAAATTTGGAGGGAAGCTTCTTGAGCAATTTGATGAATCGATTTTGGGAGAGTACGATGTGATCGTTGATGCTATCTTTGGGACAGGTTTAAAAGGAGAGATCACAGGGGAATACGTGAAGGTGATAGAATCGATAAATCGTTCGAATGCATATGTTGTTTCTATCGATATACCCTCTGGTGTAAGTGCAGACTCTGGAAAAGTAATGGGAGTCGCTGTTAGAGCGGATCTCACAGTTACCTTTGGTGCACCGAAAATAGGGCATCTTCTTTTTCCTGGAAGAGAACATACCGGGAAATTGAAAGTCGCAAACATAGGGCATCCATCTTCGCTTTTTGACTCGATCAAGAGACGTGTTATAACCAAAGAATATGTGAGTTCTTTGTTGCCAAATAGGCCTAAAGATTCACACAAAGGGACTTACGGTAAAGTGCTAATAATAGCTGGTTCAAAATTTTATTCAGGGGCTCCTGTTCTCTCTGGGATGGGAGCACTCAAAGTAGGAGCTGGTTTGGTTACGCTTTTGACACCTTTTCCGCAGAATCTTGTCGCTACTTCCAACTTCCCTGAACTCATCTCCGTTCCCATAGAAACGGATGAAGGTTTTTTTGGAAAAAGGAACGTAGAAGAATGCTTGAAACTTTCAGAAAAAGTAGATGTGGTAGCTATAGGTCCCGGTCTTGGCAATAACGAGCAAACAAAAGAGTTCGTAAACGATTTTCTGAAAAGACTCGAGAAGCCAGCTGTTGTGGATGCGGATGGAATAAACGTTCTCGACCCGTCTATTCTCGTGGAAAGAACCCATCCGACGGTGATCACTCCTCACCCCGGTGAGATGGCAAGACTTTCAAAAAGATCAGTTGAAAACATCAAGTACAATTATGCTTTTGCAGAAGAATTTGCTAGAGATCATCATTGTGTTGTTGTTCTGAAATCGGCTACCACCATAGTGACGGATGGTGAAAGTACTTACTTTAACATAACTGGTAACACAGGTCTTTCAAAGGGAGGAAGCGGTGACATTCTAACAGGAATGATTGCAGCTTTCATGGCACAAGGGTTGAAACCTCTTGAGGCCAGTGTTAGTTCTGTCTTTCTACATGGTTTTTCTGCGGAATTCTACGAACACAGCGAAAGAGGTCTCACAGCTTCGGATCTTTTGGAGCTGATACCCAAAGCCATAAGGGGGCTGGAAAAATGA
- a CDS encoding lytic transglycosylase domain-containing protein translates to MRSLFLCFLLVLMFLVNLYRTFPDNYYEFISNYSYDIDPRLVQSIIWVESNFNEKAVSPAGAFGLMQLMPSTAEWLQERFSLDGNFQDPECNILYGIFYLRFLRDLYGGDMDKAIMAYNVGPTALRKGKNLESARRYLKKVKRTYLIYRFLYHER, encoded by the coding sequence GTGAGGTCTCTCTTCCTTTGCTTTCTTTTGGTTCTAATGTTTCTTGTGAATCTCTATAGAACATTTCCAGACAATTACTACGAGTTTATATCGAATTATTCTTACGACATAGATCCTAGACTCGTTCAGAGTATAATTTGGGTGGAAAGCAATTTCAATGAGAAAGCAGTTTCTCCTGCTGGTGCTTTTGGATTGATGCAATTAATGCCTTCAACTGCCGAATGGTTGCAGGAGAGGTTTTCTTTGGATGGAAATTTTCAAGATCCTGAATGCAACATATTGTACGGGATCTTTTATCTTAGATTTTTGAGAGATTTGTACGGTGGTGATATGGATAAAGCTATCATGGCGTATAACGTTGGTCCTACGGCTTTGAGGAAAGGGAAAAATCTTGAAAGTGCAAGGAGATATCTGAAAAAGGTGAAAAGAACGTACCTCATCTATCGGTTTCTCTATCATGAGAGGTGA
- the trmB gene encoding tRNA (guanosine(46)-N7)-methyltransferase TrmB: MVVTDYELRPQNFDFFPLDWSKIFGRTSKLIVEIGFGNGEFLAEMARKYPEKNFVGFEVSITSFVKAQKKFKRYGLRNVKLVKVDGRFGLRELFPNNSVEKVYVNFPCPWPKKKHENRRITSHDFIQTLSAVLEMNGTLELATDEEWYAREVFDKFKETEYFVVDSFLKNFRREVETRYERKWKAQGKKNFLIIVRKVKHGTVRRLLEGKSAMAHTTFVGTVTWERLKNLEGKVYKEKSKVFVVKKVYRDDDFLLKIISTDEGDFQQVYYLNLSERNGKWILKLDDGSDPYRTPALKWSLRKIAEELSI, translated from the coding sequence ATGGTTGTAACAGACTACGAATTAAGACCTCAAAATTTCGATTTCTTTCCACTGGATTGGTCGAAAATTTTCGGAAGAACCTCGAAGTTGATCGTCGAAATAGGTTTCGGAAATGGAGAATTCTTGGCAGAAATGGCTCGAAAATATCCTGAAAAAAATTTCGTCGGTTTTGAAGTTTCCATAACGTCTTTCGTTAAGGCACAAAAGAAATTCAAGAGGTACGGTTTAAGAAACGTGAAACTCGTAAAAGTCGATGGCAGATTCGGATTGAGAGAACTCTTTCCGAACAACAGTGTAGAAAAGGTTTATGTCAATTTCCCTTGTCCGTGGCCAAAGAAAAAGCATGAAAACAGAAGAATTACCAGTCACGATTTCATTCAAACACTTTCCGCGGTTTTAGAAATGAATGGCACTCTCGAACTTGCAACAGACGAGGAATGGTATGCGAGAGAAGTTTTTGATAAATTCAAAGAAACTGAATATTTCGTGGTAGATTCGTTTCTGAAGAATTTTCGAAGAGAAGTGGAAACACGTTACGAGAGAAAATGGAAAGCTCAAGGTAAAAAAAACTTCTTGATAATCGTTCGGAAGGTCAAACATGGAACGGTAAGAAGATTGCTGGAGGGAAAAAGTGCCATGGCTCATACGACATTCGTTGGTACTGTTACATGGGAAAGATTGAAAAACTTGGAAGGGAAGGTCTACAAAGAAAAAAGCAAAGTGTTTGTTGTGAAAAAAGTATACAGGGATGACGACTTTTTGTTGAAAATAATCTCAACTGATGAAGGCGATTTCCAGCAGGTGTACTATCTGAATCTCTCTGAAAGAAATGGGAAATGGATTTTGAAGCTAGACGATGGTTCTGACCCCTACAGAACGCCCGCTCTGAAATGGTCTCTCAGGAAGATTGCAGAGGAATTATCCATTTAG
- a CDS encoding VWA-like domain-containing protein has protein sequence MNTEEIIRRALLNIGKKSPFYYYVLLGMKIIPSDSIKNLKISFSSTGDVMLLFNPKSFEEKPLRMVEALLLHEVMHIVLQHFRIKPKNERDRKIWDLAMDAAINQYIPELAAFGVPLDVLVKENHAVDNDKLFVLPPEWMMFENAEAYHKWILEEMERLGRYDVEAVAEFRENVDDHSGLMEEDVPIEMILELTKDRTKKAFNLFGDTLPSGIKREVHLLLENPELDWKTLLRRFFGVSIKADRYSTPLKPNRRYDYLPGWRNEYLPKVAVVIDTSGSIVEKELNKFITELERIVDILGEEIWLIQVDKSITSVVKYRAGNWKDLNIVGGGSTDLQPAVDYSERILRVEGTVVFTDGHVDVPVARRRILFVLSKFHNEDFQEEARKMYGKESVVVLS, from the coding sequence ATGAACACCGAGGAAATCATCAGAAGAGCTCTTTTAAACATAGGAAAGAAATCTCCTTTTTATTACTACGTACTCCTCGGAATGAAAATCATTCCTTCTGATTCCATCAAGAACTTGAAAATTTCGTTCTCGTCAACTGGAGACGTGATGCTTCTCTTCAACCCCAAATCTTTTGAAGAAAAACCTTTGAGGATGGTAGAAGCCCTTCTGCTACACGAGGTTATGCATATCGTTCTTCAGCATTTCAGAATCAAACCGAAGAACGAAAGAGACAGAAAGATCTGGGATCTTGCCATGGATGCTGCTATAAATCAATATATTCCAGAACTTGCAGCTTTTGGTGTTCCCCTTGATGTCTTAGTCAAAGAAAACCATGCTGTAGACAACGACAAACTGTTTGTTTTACCACCCGAATGGATGATGTTTGAGAACGCAGAAGCATACCACAAGTGGATTTTGGAAGAAATGGAAAGACTTGGGAGATACGATGTAGAGGCAGTGGCAGAGTTTCGAGAGAACGTAGACGATCACTCGGGTTTAATGGAAGAAGACGTTCCAATCGAAATGATATTGGAACTCACAAAAGATAGAACAAAAAAAGCTTTCAATTTGTTCGGAGATACGCTTCCTTCTGGTATCAAACGAGAAGTCCATCTTCTTTTGGAAAATCCTGAACTCGATTGGAAAACTCTTCTCAGACGGTTCTTCGGAGTTTCCATCAAAGCCGATCGGTATTCGACACCTTTGAAGCCGAATAGAAGATACGATTACTTGCCAGGCTGGAGGAACGAGTATCTACCCAAAGTGGCTGTCGTAATCGACACTAGCGGTAGCATTGTGGAAAAGGAATTAAACAAGTTCATCACAGAGCTGGAAAGAATAGTCGATATCTTGGGAGAAGAAATTTGGCTCATCCAAGTTGACAAAAGTATCACATCCGTTGTCAAGTACAGAGCAGGAAACTGGAAAGATTTGAATATCGTGGGCGGTGGAAGCACCGATCTTCAGCCGGCCGTTGATTATTCGGAGCGGATACTTAGGGTAGAAGGAACAGTAGTGTTCACCGATGGACACGTTGACGTGCCCGTTGCAAGGCGAAGAATTCTTTTCGTCCTTTCAAAATTTCATAACGAGGACTTTCAAGAAGAAGCGAGAAAAATGTATGGGAAAGAGTCGGTGGTGGTACTTTCATGA
- a CDS encoding ferredoxin, translating into MKVKVDADACIGCGVCENLCPDVFQLGDDGKAKVLQPETDLPCAKDAADSCPTGAISVEE; encoded by the coding sequence ATGAAAGTAAAGGTCGACGCAGATGCTTGCATTGGTTGTGGAGTCTGTGAAAATCTCTGTCCTGACGTATTCCAGCTTGGTGACGATGGGAAAGCGAAAGTTCTCCAGCCCGAAACTGATCTTCCTTGTGCGAAAGATGCCGCCGATAGCTGTCCCACTGGGGCTATAAGTGTGGAAGAATGA